Proteins from a single region of Argiope bruennichi chromosome 6, qqArgBrue1.1, whole genome shotgun sequence:
- the LOC129971047 gene encoding adult-specific rigid cuticular protein 11.9-like, whose product MIAFIAFSALLAIASAQYPHQGYQQGYQQPAPQAYQAPQQGYQQAPAYQPQPQSYQPQPQQQYQAPPQAYSPEPQQRPKVFNPAAVHYVNIGKELAGDYKFGYDTGKGDGQSFREETRLPDGTVQGAYGYVDETGKQRVIKYTAGKNGYQVEGDGIPKAPAAPAPAQAAPAQAAPGGYGGAYGAPQNYGPQQGYH is encoded by the exons ATGATAGCCTTT ATTGCTTTTTCTGCCCTGCTGGCCATCGCCAGCGCCCAATATCCACATCAAGGATACCAGCAAGGTTACCAACAACCAGCTCCACAAGCATACCAGGCTCCACAGCAGGGTTACCAACAGGCTCCAGCCTATCAGCCCCAACCTCAATCATACCAACCACAGCCCCAGCAGCAGTATCAAGCTCCACCACAGGCTTACTCTCCTGAGCCCCAGCAACGCCCAAAGGTCTTCAACCCAGCTGCAGTTCACTACGTGAACATTGGCAAGGAACTCGCCGGTGACTACAAGTTTGGTTATGATACCGGTAAGGGTGACGGCCAGAGCTTCAGAGAAGAAACCAGATTGCCTGACGGAACCGTCCAAGGAGCTTATGGTTACGTTGATGAGACCGGAAAACAGAGGGTGATCAAGTACACTGCTGGTAAGAATGGATACCAGGTTGAAGGTGACGGTATCCCCAAGGCCCCAGCAGCCCCTGCACCAGCACAAGCAGCCCCTGCTCAAGCTGCTCCAGGTGGTTATGGTGGAGCTTATGGTGCTCCCCAGAATTATGGTCCCCAACAAGGATACCATTAA